A window from Drosophila subobscura isolate 14011-0131.10 chromosome O, UCBerk_Dsub_1.0, whole genome shotgun sequence encodes these proteins:
- the LOC117898314 gene encoding SUN domain-containing protein 2, whose amino-acid sequence MAANEIMTPTVNANCQYSTRYCWEAEKVKSLIRLRAELSPLFTGKRNASKYAWAVVERELNVPLPLSKIIKKWNNLLQEYKAIKMSEEPKRREWPFFTLMDVYFSDQVNDPSLRLFSSTKTLKETLDDSVFEDDPIIASAIAAATSGAYMDIDELIRRQKERAAQAAERKLAAAASGAAGDYKYELKPMLPNSKFNSNSEMVKLSKSVDDLSMQQYKIKQELMRQREQEQQENMVKIKQHARQQQQQQQQQQAQQQHHQAQQQAQQQQQQRFMSHQPALSPHPHRMSSSSTPPGLQHALQQQQQHLLQQQQQHLQHQLQQQQQQHQQQQQQQQQQQHHHQLAHPHQPSTPRPSSPPTTAQQIHITATQHQAAQQQLHQQQQQQHQQTHKQQQQQPYTDPNTIDQYLLSWNNFHGNMCRGFHSLQKDEKMVDVTIAAGGKIFKAHKLVLSVCSPYFQQIFLENPSSHPILLMADVEASHMAGLLDFMYSGQVNVKYEDLPVFLKVAEAMKIKGLHTEKNLDSDASDISSPHESDGTECRYERGTHSVNITSGHAAGYAGQPQAHQSSPSPSLNGPNRCPTPLSSGGGGGASYAGFRDHIKSKATLAETFIKNLNRNNNNNSSSSNFNSNGGNINLAESESNSFAILQANSKKMLDSARKQHKYLAKRKILMHYNTEVGGEKRLKEMERERERYPSAEQHDDALNNNHSHAHGQESVNIMEPITTIVPQTPPPATHNNSFKIRLVESHHLTNSGNSSSNNNNNESSGSGNNNNNNRNCHNDNNDDDDDEEALNLVQIPNANGSRARPQTPTRSTPTPTPTPTPRQTPTPDIQLIKREVEHDLSGEASNQNNGHDEELSGYERKYDDNNNSRAMNMETDSNNNSSKQCGDNGIALALGKHKLLSAINRSLELEQQQQQQQQQQQQHAEEQEAEHHKNNSNSHGEHDNDDNNNNNNHSQHLDLSTIKNIATAEILCGLKSKVLKLEEEQREREREREREREACRNLNSEIKNAE is encoded by the exons GGGAAGCAGAAAAAGTCAAATCTTTGATCAGATTACGGGCGGAACTGTCGCCGCTGTTTACGGGCAAGCGAAATGCCTCCAAATATGCTTGGGC CGTGGTGGAACGGGAACTCAATGTGCCGCTACCGCTGTCGAAGATCATCAAGAAATGGAACAATCTCCTGCAGGAGTACAAGGCAATCAAAATGTCGGAGGAGCCCAAGCGGCGGGAGTGGCCCTTCTTCACCCTGATGGATGTTTACTTCAGCGATCAGGTCAACGATCCCTCGCTGCGTCTCTTCTCGTCCACCAAGACCCTCAAGGAGACCCTCGACGACAGCGTCTTTGAGGATGATCCAATCATCGCCTCGGCCATTGCCGCAGCCACCAGCGGCGCCTACATGGACATCGATGAGCTGATCCGGCGGCAGAAGGAGCGCGCCGCACAGGCTGCCGAGCGGAAGTTGGCGGCAGCTGCCAGCGGAGCCGCCGGCGACTACAAATACGAGCTGAAGCCGATGCTGCCCAACAGCAAgttcaacagcaacagcgagaTGGTGAAGCTGTCCAAGAGCGTGGACGATCTGTCCATGCAGCAGTACAAGATCAAGCAGGAGCTGATGCGACAGcgcgagcaggagcagcaggagaacatGGTGAAGATCAAGCAGCATgcacgccagcagcagcaacagcagcagcagcagcaggcacagcagcaacatcatcaggcccagcagcaggcacagcagcagcagcagcagcgattcATGAGCCACCAGCCGGCCCTGTCGCCGCATCCACACCGCATGTCGTCCTCGTCGACGCCACCGGGTCTGCAGCACgcgctgcaacagcagcagcagcacttgttgcaacaacagcagcaacatctgcagcaccagctgcagcagcaacagcaacaacatcagcagcagcaacaacaacagcagcagcagcagcatcaccatcagctCGCACATCCCCATCAACCGTCCACGCCGCGTCCCAGCTCGCCGCCCACCACGGCGCAGCAGATCCACATCACGGCCACACAGCATcaggcagcacagcagcagctccaccagcagcagcagcagcagcaccagcagacgcacaagcagcagcagcagcagccgtacACAGATCCCAACACCATCGACCAGTATCTGCTGTCGTGGAACAACTTCCACGGCAACATGTGCCGCGGCTTCCACTCCCTGCAGAAGGACGAGAAAATGGTGGACGTGACCATTGCAGCCGGCGGCAAGATATTCAAGGCCCACAAATTG GTTTTGTCCGTTTGCAGTCCGTACTTCCAGCAGATCTTCCTGGAGAATCCCTCGAGTCATCCCATTCTGCTGATGGCCGACGTGGAGGCCAGTCACATGGCCGGCCTGCTCGACTTTATGTACAGCGGCCAGGTGAATGTCAAATACGAGGATCTGCCGGTGTTCCTCAAGGTGGCCGAGGCCATGAAGATCAAGGGGCTGCACACAGAG AAAAACCTGGACAGCGATGCCAGTGACATTAGTTCGCCGCATGAGAGCGATGGCACCGAGTGCCGCTACGAGCGGGGCACACACAGCGTCAATATAACCAGCGGACATGCCGCTGGCTATGCCGGACAGCCGCAGGCGCATCAGTCCTCGCCGTCACCGTCCCTCAATGGCCCCAACCGTTGCCCCACACCACTGTCcagcggcggtggtggaggagcCAGCTATGCCGGCTTCCGGGATCACATCAAGTCGAAGGCAACGCTGGCGGAGACCTTCATCAAGAATCTCaatcgcaacaacaacaacaacagcagcagcagcaacttcaaCAGCAACGGCGGCAACATCAATCTGGCCGAGTCCGAGAGCAACTCCTTTGCCATCCTGCAGGCCAACAGCAAGAAGATGCTGGACTCGGCCCGCAAGCAGCACAAATATCTGGCCAAGCGCAAGATTCTGATGCACTACAACACGGAGGTGGGCGGGGAGAAGCGACTGAAGGAGATggaacgggagcgggagcgtTATCCGAGTGCCGAGCAGCATGACGATGCGCTCAACAATAACCACAGCCACGCCCATGGACAGGAGAGCGTCAACATTATGGAGCCCATAACGACAATTGTGCCACAGACACCGCCGCCAGCGACGCACAACAATAGCTTCAAGATACGCCTCGTGGAGAGTCATCATCTGACcaacagtggcaacagcagcagcaacaacaacaacaacgaaagcagtggcagtggcaacaacaacaacaacaacagaaactgcCACAATGAtaacaatgatgatgatgatgatgaggaagcCTTGAATCTCGTACAAATCCCgaatgcaaatggcagccgGGCCCGCCCACAAACCCCAACACGCTcaacgcccacacccacgccgACGCCCACGCCCAGGCAGACGCCCACGCCGGACATACAGCTGATAAAGCGCGAAGTGGAGCACGACCTATCCGGCGAGGCCAGCAACCAGAACAATGGCCATGACGAGGAGCTCTCCGGCTATGAGCGCAAGtacgacgacaacaacaacagtcgGGCAATGAACATGGAAACGGActcgaacaacaacagcagcaagcaatgTGGCGACAATGGCatagctttggctttgggcaAGCACAAGCTGCTCAGTGCGATCAATCGGAGCCTGgaactggagcagcagcagcagcagcaacagcagcagcagcagcaacatgccgAGGAGCAGGAAGCGGAACAtcacaagaacaacagcaacagccatggGGAGCACGACAacgatgacaacaacaacaacaacaatcacagcCAACATTTGGACCTGAGCACCATCAAGAACATAGCCACAGCCGAGATACTGTGTGGTCTCAAGAGCAAGGTCctcaagctggaggaggagcagcgcgaGCGGGAAAGGGAACGCGAAAGGGAGCGAGAAGCCTGCCGCAATCTCAACTCAGAGATCAAAAATGCGGAATGA